From a single Ignavibacteria bacterium genomic region:
- a CDS encoding sigma-70 family RNA polymerase sigma factor yields the protein MDLTKDEVGLSHGSASNTDDDFALIKRFIDGDESSFRVLVLRHKDKVRNLVFLTVGNREMVDDISQDVFITVFNKLKSFRFESQFTTWLYRITVNKCKDQLRKQRIRSIFVPMKDTEEELGGMRHEAEYVDTTEIVQQAIQKLPEKLRVPLLMREIDGQSYKEIADSLGCEVGTIKSRIFRARESLKYLLQPFERDLMI from the coding sequence ATGGATTTAACAAAAGATGAAGTCGGCCTGAGTCACGGTTCAGCATCAAATACAGATGATGACTTTGCGCTGATAAAAAGATTTATTGACGGGGATGAATCCTCCTTCAGGGTGCTGGTTTTAAGGCATAAGGACAAGGTGCGGAATCTTGTGTTTCTGACCGTGGGCAACCGTGAGATGGTGGACGATATCTCGCAGGACGTATTTATTACTGTTTTTAACAAGCTGAAAAGTTTCCGCTTTGAGTCGCAGTTTACAACCTGGCTTTACAGGATTACCGTGAACAAGTGCAAGGATCAGCTGAGAAAACAGCGCATCAGGAGCATTTTTGTTCCGATGAAGGATACCGAAGAGGAATTAGGCGGCATGAGGCATGAAGCCGAGTACGTGGATACTACGGAGATTGTGCAGCAGGCCATACAAAAGCTGCCTGAAAAGCTGAGGGTGCCTCTTCTCATGAGGGAAATTGACGGCCAGAGCTATAAGGAAATTGCCGATTCTTTGGGATGTGAAGTGGGAACCATTAAGTCCAGGATCTTCAGAGCAAGAGAAAGCTTAAAATATCTGCTGCAGCCTTTTGAACGTGATTTGATGATATAA
- a CDS encoding ATP-binding protein: protein MKTANKLFEKELVVKSTTDNLALIRDFTKSAAQKCGFTEETIDKIALAVDEACTNVIKHAYKYSPEGDIIVNININHNKMTVSITDHGTNFDPSLVPEPDVKKYYRQHKIGGLGIYLMRKLMDEVNFSSVAGSKNQVVLVKYF from the coding sequence TTGAAAACTGCAAATAAATTATTCGAAAAAGAGCTGGTTGTCAAAAGTACTACCGATAACCTGGCGCTGATAAGAGACTTCACGAAGTCCGCGGCGCAGAAGTGCGGTTTTACAGAGGAGACTATAGACAAGATAGCGCTGGCAGTAGACGAGGCCTGCACAAATGTGATAAAGCATGCCTACAAGTATTCCCCCGAAGGCGATATCATTGTCAATATTAACATCAACCACAATAAAATGACCGTCTCCATTACCGATCATGGCACTAACTTCGATCCGTCGCTGGTTCCCGAGCCTGACGTAAAGAAGTACTACCGCCAGCATAAGATCGGCGGCCTGGGAATCTATCTGATGCGGAAGCTGATGGATGAGGTGAATTTCAGTTCAGTTGCGGGCAGTAAAAATCAGGTCGTCCTAGTTAAATACTTTTAA
- a CDS encoding SpoIIE family protein phosphatase, whose translation MQNTLANNVIIKKLFHWSSQRKLQNAMTLAAVLFLFRLVFPDNLSYSPLFVCLSEILVILTFYFSTLYAGDFIQEKKLSPLSIILNAGILNALIFFVLSVISPVFNEIFGQNGGGSFIYSIAAIFLAFLFIVAMAYNFSVFRMLFFLKQKRNPSFYFNTMAGFLAATSFASTISFLHVEFADFKTALMIVSILLIALNSIRTSWIAFLTKKEKMYLLIISVVLSILFGVNIGLSNSGSLFVTQALTEFSPALHEFLVLMMTYGCIYFSVVFFTTLFHMPTAEAFDRKAQEVSSLMDLSRLMTQVFDFKELAETVTDITIKVCNSDSAWLVSGENGELNLNAVKNIGYVEADKITSTLSRKYGLKNIKNVKTISLDQLKHKDPSTEEFSTDFRLLAVSPLKVHDEVNGYLIAARKSEDPFDDDDQKSIGAFADYAAVAIENAKLLAESLEKERMEKELDVAREIQYKILPDKTPELENMKVSALFVPAFEVGGDYYDFFRLTGDRLGFVIADVSGKGIPAAFIMAEVKGIFESLARLIDSPKEVLVKANQVLRHSLDKKSFVTVEYGIIDTKTGTLFFSRAGHSPVLLVRNGTIEELKPCGMGLGLDFSPNFANSLEEVEIKLKENDILLLYTDGIPESKNAFLEDFGYERFNKVILENLDAPIDLISKRIMKEVAVFSQGKPQHDDITLVIFKWTK comes from the coding sequence ATGCAAAATACACTCGCAAATAATGTAATTATAAAGAAACTGTTCCACTGGAGCAGCCAGCGCAAGCTGCAGAACGCAATGACACTGGCGGCTGTTCTGTTCCTCTTCAGGCTGGTTTTTCCTGATAACCTCAGCTACAGTCCGCTTTTTGTATGTCTGAGTGAAATCCTTGTAATTCTGACCTTTTACTTCAGCACGCTCTATGCCGGTGATTTTATTCAGGAGAAGAAGCTTTCGCCATTATCTATAATATTGAATGCCGGAATATTAAACGCGCTTATATTTTTTGTGCTCTCTGTGATCTCCCCGGTCTTTAATGAGATCTTCGGGCAGAATGGCGGCGGCAGCTTTATATATTCAATTGCTGCAATTTTTCTTGCATTCCTTTTTATTGTTGCAATGGCCTATAATTTTTCTGTTTTCAGGATGCTGTTCTTCCTGAAGCAGAAGCGCAACCCTTCATTCTACTTTAATACAATGGCGGGGTTTCTTGCTGCTACCTCCTTTGCCAGCACAATATCGTTTCTGCACGTTGAGTTTGCGGACTTCAAGACCGCTCTTATGATAGTTTCCATACTTTTAATTGCGCTTAATTCAATCAGGACATCATGGATTGCATTTCTTACCAAAAAGGAAAAGATGTATCTGCTCATTATTTCAGTTGTGCTTTCAATCCTCTTCGGCGTCAATATAGGCCTCAGCAATTCAGGCAGCCTGTTCGTTACGCAGGCTCTTACGGAGTTTTCACCCGCGCTTCATGAGTTCCTTGTGCTCATGATGACATACGGATGCATATATTTCAGCGTTGTATTCTTTACAACACTTTTCCACATGCCGACAGCTGAAGCCTTCGACCGCAAGGCTCAGGAGGTCTCATCGCTCATGGATTTAAGCCGCCTGATGACGCAGGTATTTGACTTTAAGGAGCTGGCTGAGACCGTAACGGATATTACAATAAAGGTATGCAACAGCGACTCGGCCTGGCTGGTCTCGGGCGAGAACGGCGAGCTTAATTTGAACGCGGTTAAAAACATAGGCTACGTTGAGGCCGATAAAATTACCTCTACCTTAAGCCGGAAGTACGGGCTTAAGAATATAAAAAATGTTAAAACAATTTCACTCGATCAGCTGAAGCATAAAGATCCTTCCACAGAGGAGTTCAGTACGGACTTCCGCCTTCTGGCGGTTTCCCCCTTAAAAGTGCACGATGAGGTAAACGGGTACCTTATTGCCGCCAGGAAAAGCGAAGACCCCTTTGACGACGACGACCAGAAGTCGATTGGGGCATTTGCAGATTATGCCGCCGTTGCAATTGAAAACGCAAAGCTCCTGGCTGAAAGCCTGGAAAAGGAAAGGATGGAAAAAGAGCTGGACGTGGCGCGTGAAATACAGTATAAGATTCTGCCGGACAAGACCCCCGAGCTTGAAAATATGAAGGTTTCGGCTCTTTTTGTCCCGGCCTTTGAAGTCGGGGGCGACTACTACGATTTCTTCAGGCTTACGGGCGACCGTCTGGGTTTTGTTATAGCCGACGTTTCGGGAAAAGGGATTCCCGCGGCTTTTATAATGGCGGAGGTTAAGGGCATTTTTGAGTCTCTGGCAAGGCTCATAGACAGTCCCAAAGAGGTGCTTGTAAAAGCCAATCAGGTCTTAAGGCACAGCCTGGATAAGAAGAGTTTTGTAACGGTTGAATACGGAATAATAGATACAAAAACCGGGACCCTATTTTTCTCGAGGGCCGGGCATTCACCGGTTCTTCTTGTAAGAAACGGTACGATTGAGGAACTTAAGCCGTGCGGAATGGGCCTGGGGCTTGATTTCTCGCCTAATTTTGCAAATTCACTTGAAGAAGTTGAGATTAAATTAAAAGAAAATGATATATTGCTGCTCTATACAGACGGAATTCCTGAATCGAAGAACGCATTTCTGGAAGATTTCGGCTATGAAAGGTTTAATAAAGTCATTCTTGAGAACCTGGATGCTCCGATAGATCTGATCTCAAAGAGGATCATGAAGGAAGTTGCCGTATTCTCTCAGGGAAAACCGCAGCATGATGATATAACTCTGGTAATTTTTAAGTGGACAAAATAA
- a CDS encoding STAS domain-containing protein encodes MVDFNVETRENSHVNVVNLHGYLDAHTAPELEDVFTKLIDNKRYKVVVNFEDLAYISSAGLGVFMAYVETMRENDGDIKFSNMSPKIYNIFDLLGFPLLYEFYRDEKEAVQKFNEKS; translated from the coding sequence ATGGTAGATTTTAATGTGGAGACGCGCGAAAACAGTCATGTAAATGTCGTCAATTTGCATGGCTATCTCGATGCACACACAGCACCTGAACTGGAGGATGTTTTCACAAAACTAATAGATAATAAAAGATACAAAGTTGTCGTGAACTTTGAAGATCTTGCTTACATAAGCAGTGCCGGACTCGGCGTTTTTATGGCATACGTCGAGACCATGCGGGAGAATGACGGGGACATTAAATTTTCAAATATGAGCCCGAAGATCTACAACATTTTTGACTTACTGGGTTTTCCGCTGTTGTACGAGTTCTACAGAGATGAAAAAGAGGCCGTTCAAAAGTTCAACGAGAAGAGTTAA